The Armatimonadota bacterium genome contains a region encoding:
- a CDS encoding dihydrodipicolinate synthase family protein — protein MKPFDISGLIIPTLTPFTDDMSTVSEVRLARHVRRLTESNPGGLLTAGAVGEFQSLANSERKSLLEIVIRESSNAIPVIQNVTAVNTMGALDMAQHAKRHGARAVIVAPPMYGDYTQSELKQHFKTIANYCDLGVMIADDRNMIGPETRSELEDHGAIKFVSPIGEICAEIATSETARPDEFTFGGNAFCSPVAIFEASEVREACSGGKRIAKASAYAAAIKQYGASRIAKLMMLELDIEIGPQRVPLQPPPREAILHLVAALQSSEKVVQD, from the coding sequence ATGAAGCCATTCGATATCAGTGGGTTAATTATCCCGACACTAACACCGTTCACGGACGACATGTCCACGGTGAGCGAAGTGCGGTTGGCGCGGCACGTGCGCCGGCTCACTGAATCAAACCCTGGTGGTTTGCTGACTGCGGGCGCGGTTGGAGAATTTCAATCGCTTGCGAACTCGGAGCGAAAGTCTCTGCTTGAGATAGTCATTCGCGAGTCGTCTAACGCGATTCCAGTGATCCAGAACGTTACTGCGGTCAACACGATGGGAGCGCTGGATATGGCTCAACACGCCAAGCGGCACGGTGCTAGAGCGGTGATTGTGGCGCCGCCAATGTATGGCGACTACACTCAATCAGAGCTCAAACAGCACTTCAAGACGATCGCGAACTATTGTGATTTGGGAGTGATGATCGCGGATGACCGCAACATGATTGGTCCGGAAACGCGGTCGGAACTCGAGGACCACGGTGCCATCAAGTTTGTTTCACCAATTGGTGAGATCTGCGCAGAAATTGCGACATCCGAAACTGCAAGGCCGGACGAGTTTACGTTCGGTGGAAACGCATTTTGTTCGCCGGTGGCTATTTTTGAAGCTTCAGAAGTGCGCGAAGCTTGCTCGGGCGGAAAGCGAATCGCCAAAGCATCTGCGTACGCGGCGGCGATCAAGCAATACGGCGCGAGCCGAATAGCGAAATTGATGATGCTGGAACTGGATATCGAAATCGGTCCACAACGAGTTCCGCTGCAACCACCACCGCGCGAAGCCATTTTGCACCTGGTTGCCGCGCTGCAAAGCTCAGAAAAAGTGGTCCAGGATTGA